A DNA window from bacterium contains the following coding sequences:
- a CDS encoding glycosyltransferase family 4 protein — MNIAYISNIDIPGPTAISEQVLNSLSALSTSSSHTFTLIVPRYAQKNLTPNDVNTYYGLDKTVDIKFFNYFSFLSSKTKKRIHAFLAPLYCMIKGYDLLYTRHQAILFFCLLIGKRTIFETYRIDINFSYRYYLWRKFCYSHKKLFGIVTHSKIALDAFVSAGLDKKKIFVAYNGCGEIMPATMDTRRDYRERLGILEHRKVLGYVGRIGTMKQTDVILHVASRFPELTVLIVGGATRKEDDLAFDDLVKKLKLNNVIRTGVVKPCEVHNYLCASDILIIPPSSVPMFKSGKTVLPLKTFLYLAASKPIIAPNLPDISEILKHQETAVLVDPDNFEDTITKLKELLNDTLLQSQLSEKCRETAKKFTWSARAEKIEDFINIQNHRLHT, encoded by the coding sequence ATGAATATAGCATACATCTCCAACATTGATATTCCTGGCCCAACGGCCATTTCTGAACAGGTTCTCAACAGCTTATCTGCCTTGAGCACTAGCTCATCACATACATTTACACTCATCGTCCCGCGATACGCTCAAAAAAACCTCACACCAAATGACGTAAATACATATTACGGATTAGATAAAACTGTCGATATTAAATTCTTCAATTACTTTTCATTCCTGAGCTCCAAAACCAAAAAGAGAATTCATGCCTTTCTTGCGCCATTATATTGTATGATCAAAGGATACGATCTTCTCTACACGCGTCACCAGGCTATATTATTTTTTTGTCTGCTGATTGGTAAAAGAACGATTTTTGAAACTTACCGTATCGATATTAATTTTAGCTACAGATATTACCTCTGGCGAAAATTTTGTTATTCGCACAAGAAACTTTTCGGCATCGTCACGCATTCTAAAATCGCGCTTGACGCTTTTGTATCCGCCGGATTAGATAAAAAAAAGATCTTTGTTGCCTACAATGGATGCGGTGAAATAATGCCGGCTACAATGGATACACGGCGTGACTACCGGGAACGATTGGGAATTCTTGAACACCGCAAGGTTTTGGGTTACGTAGGCAGAATCGGAACGATGAAGCAAACCGATGTCATCCTTCACGTCGCATCACGCTTTCCGGAATTGACCGTGTTAATTGTCGGAGGGGCGACGCGGAAAGAAGACGACCTGGCTTTTGACGATTTGGTAAAAAAACTTAAGTTGAATAACGTAATCCGCACCGGCGTCGTAAAACCGTGTGAGGTCCACAATTACCTCTGCGCCTCGGATATTCTGATCATACCCCCTTCGTCAGTTCCTATGTTCAAGAGCGGTAAGACCGTATTGCCGTTAAAAACTTTTCTATATCTTGCCGCCAGCAAACCTATTATCGCACCCAATTTGCCTGATATTTCCGAGATCCTAAAACATCAGGAAACTGCGGTATTAGTAGATCCCGACAATTTTGAAGACACAATCACAAAACTAAAGGAATTGTTAAACGACACTCTTTTGCAGTCCCAGTTATCGGAAAAATGCCGGGAAACCGCCAAGAAATTTACCTGGTCAGCTCGCGCAGAAAAAATTGAAGACTTTATAAATATTCAAAACCACAGATTACATACATGA
- a CDS encoding phosphocholine cytidylyltransferase family protein yields MKAIILAAGQGKRLLPLTQDTPKTLLNISGTTILEYQLVTLASCNVKEVVLVGGFRVDKLKDYADRYIALHGLDLKLKVINNKDYAITNNLYSLWLAKDEMTSDFLVINGDNVFDRRAIVKMIQQKDITAAVAIHKNPGYDDEDMKVRIAGSNVVEISKGIDNLAASGESIGLRLFRGKGVAAFKYAMDLAMIEDVKRNAYFVRAIQHMIDMGHNVGYVDVTEFKYGELDFFEDLKNLEIEMSGMMKQSIMMHTNPASLYAISLQPYRSAGMKKAS; encoded by the coding sequence ATGAAAGCAATCATTTTAGCGGCGGGACAGGGCAAACGGTTACTTCCTTTAACCCAGGATACACCTAAAACGCTGTTGAACATATCCGGCACCACGATTTTGGAATACCAATTGGTCACCTTAGCGAGTTGCAATGTAAAAGAAGTGGTTCTTGTTGGCGGTTTTAGGGTGGACAAGTTAAAAGATTATGCCGACAGGTATATCGCGTTACACGGATTGGATCTGAAATTAAAAGTAATCAACAATAAAGATTATGCGATCACGAATAACCTGTATTCGTTATGGCTCGCCAAAGACGAAATGACCTCGGATTTTCTCGTGATCAATGGCGACAACGTATTTGACCGCCGAGCAATCGTCAAGATGATACAGCAAAAAGATATTACGGCCGCCGTGGCGATTCACAAAAACCCAGGCTACGATGACGAAGATATGAAAGTTCGTATTGCCGGTTCTAATGTCGTAGAAATCAGCAAAGGCATCGATAACCTAGCCGCCAGCGGCGAATCGATCGGATTAAGATTATTCAGAGGCAAGGGTGTTGCCGCTTTCAAATACGCCATGGACTTAGCGATGATCGAAGACGTCAAGCGCAATGCATACTTCGTGCGCGCAATCCAGCACATGATCGATATGGGCCACAACGTCGGATACGTTGACGTGACCGAATTCAAATACGGCGAATTGGATTTCTTCGAAGACTTGAAAAATCTGGAAATTGAAATGTCCGGTATGATGAAACAATCCATCATGATGCATACGAATCCCGCAAGTCTTTACGCGATCAGCTTGCAGCCGTACCGTTCTGCAGGAATGAAAAAAGCGAGTTAA